The proteins below are encoded in one region of Silene latifolia isolate original U9 population chromosome 2, ASM4854445v1, whole genome shotgun sequence:
- the LOC141642083 gene encoding putative aldo-keto reductase 2 has translation MATSVRRIKLGSDGLEVSVQGLGCMGMSAAYGPPKPDEDMIELIHHAVDSGVTFLDTSDIYGPHTNEILIGKALKGGWREKVHLATKFGAVFEDGNYSIRGDPEYVRAACEGSLKRLDVDYIDLYYQHRIDTNVPVEITMRELKKLVEEGKIKYIGLSEASASTIRRAHAVHPITAVQLEWSLWTRDVEEDIIPTCRELGIGIVAYSPLGRGFLSSGPKIVENLSKDDFRQQLPRFQQENMEKNKLIFERVNEIAAKKGCTPAQLALAWVHHQGDDVCPIPGTTKVENLNQNIGALSVKLTAEEMAKLEGLASDDAVHGDRYASNFYTWKESDTPPLSSWKSE, from the exons ATGGCAACTAGTGTAAGAAGAATTAAGTTGGGCTCAGATGGGCTTGAAGTATCAGTTCAAGGTTTAGGATGCATGGGCATGTCTGCTGCCTATGGCCCACCTAAGCCCGATGAAGACATGATTGAACTTATTCATCATGCTGTTGATTCTGGTGTTACCTTTCTTGATACTTCTGATATTTATGGACCTCATACTAATGAGATCTTAATTGGGAAG GCACTGAAGGGAGGATGGAGAGAAAAAGTGCATTTGGCTACAAAATTTGGTGCGGTTTTCGAGGACGGAAATTACTCAATTAGAGGTGATCCCGAATACGTGAGAGCTGCCTGTGAGGGAAGTTTGAAGAGGCTTGATGTTGATTACATTGATCTCTATTATCAGCACCGAATTGATACTAATGTCCCCGTTGAAATCAcg ATGAGGGAACTTAAAAAACTGGTTGAAGAGGGTAAAATCAAGTACATTGGTCTGTCTGAAGCATCAGCTTCGACTATCCGAAGAGCACATGCAGTTCATCCTATAACAGCAGTGCAGTTGGAATGGTCCTTATGGACACGAGATGTGGAGGAAGATATCATTCCGACCTGCAGGGAGCTCGGCATTGGAATTGTGGCCTATAGTCCTTTAGGAAGAGGCTTCCTCTCTTCCGGGCCAAAGATAGTGGAGAACTTGTCGAAGGACGACTTCCGCCAG CAATTGCCAAGGTTTCAGCAGGAAAACATGGAGAAAAACAAACTGATATTTGAGCGAGTTAATGAGATAGCAGCGAAAAAAGGATGCACCCCAGCGCAACTAGCGTTAGCATGGGTGCATCACCAAGGGGACGATGTGTGTCCTATTCCTGGTACCACCAAAGTCGAAAACCTGAACCAGAACATTGGAGCATTGTCAGTAAAGCTAACGGCCGAAGAAATGGCCAAACTCGAAGGCCTTGCTTCGGACGACGCTGTGCATGGTGATAGGTATGCAAGTAATTTCTATACTTGGAAGGAATCAGACACTCCTCCTTTGTCTTCTTGGAAATCGGAATAA